From Primulina tabacum isolate GXHZ01 chromosome 2, ASM2559414v2, whole genome shotgun sequence, one genomic window encodes:
- the LOC142537814 gene encoding uncharacterized protein LOC142537814: MDRRDFIEKFNEMLQDIMDSNLLFGGKIVVFGGDFRQALPVILKSTKEDIIDSSIVMSPLWNQLNKIKLQKNMRALSDSIFSSWLLKIGDGVENANENNEIRIPSHIDIPFSDDRASLNTLIDMVFPNINDSDLDFSSFVKRAIITTRNEFFHEINDVLINKFPGEETTYYNCDENTSDCVIPDQEDLFHYLTPQGLLPHKLTLKINSAIILLRNINPTE; encoded by the coding sequence ATGGATAGGCGTGATTTTATTGAAAAGTTCAACGAAATGTTACAAGACATAATGGATTCAAATTTACTGTTTGGCGGTAAAATTGTTGTGTTCGGTGGAGATTTTCGTCAAGCATTACCAGTTATTTTAAAAAGTACGAAAGAAGATATTATAGATTCTTCAATTGTCATGTCACCGTTGTGgaaccaattaaataaaattaaactcCAAAAAAATATGCGCGCGTTATCTGATTCCATCTTCTCATCTTGGCTCTTGAAAATTGGTGATGGAGTTGAAAATGCTAATGAAAACAATGAAATCCGAATACCATCTCACATTGACATTCCATTTTCAGATGACAGAGCTTCTTTGAATACATTAATAGACATGGTTTTCCCAAACATTAATGATTCAGATTTGGATTTTTCTTCATTTGTAAAACGCGCCATAATTACAACAAGAAACGAATTTTTCCACGAGATAAATGATGTTCTTATTAACAAATTTCCTGGTGAAGAAACAACATATTATAATTGTGATGAAAACACAAGTGATTGTGTTATACCAGATCAAGAAGATTTATTCCACTATTTAACTCCTCAAGGGCTTCTGCCACACAAACTAACCTTGAAAATAAATTCAGCAATCATATTGTTACGAAATATTAATCCAACCGAATGA
- the LOC142537815 gene encoding uncharacterized protein LOC142537815, translated as MAGNSSLTMFKYSPSEVPIFEGEHYDYWNSEIRDFFISFDLWEIIENTYEEPPEDGSSTGWNETKQKEFKKNQKKDCTALRYIKQGKEFQGNGKVVSIKLQVLWRDFDTLLMKESEKVTEYFTRVAQIVNHIESLGDDIPEKKVIEKILRSLPPKFDHCVAAIEEANFKIIDA; from the exons ATGGCTGGAAATTCAAGCCTTACCATGTTCAAATATTCTCCCAGTGAAGTTCCAATTTTTGAAGGAGAACACTATGATTATTGGAATAGTGAAATAAGAGATTTCTTCATCTCTTTTGATCTTTGGGAAATCATTGAGAATACTTATGAAGAGCCCCCCGAAGATGGAAGCTCTACTGGCTGGAACGAAACCAAGCAGAAGGAGTTcaagaaaaatcaaaagaaagatTGCACTGCTCTTCGTTATATCAAACAAGGG AAAGAATTTCAAGGAAATGGCAAAGTAGTCTCCATAAAGTTACAAGTATTGTGGAGAGATTTTGACACTTTATTGATGAAAGAAAGCGAGAAGGTGACGGAATATTTCACAAGAGTCGCTCAAATTGTCAATCATATTGAAAGTCTTGGTGATGACATTCCAGAAAAGAAGGTGATTGAAAAAATTCTTAGAAGTTTACCACCTAAATTTGATCATTGTGTTGCTGCCATAGAGGAagcaaatttcaaaattatcgATGCATGA
- the LOC142537997 gene encoding oxoglutarate-dependent flavonoid 7-O-demethylase 1-like, giving the protein MESKFTKLGGLHEVPNVQELAKQISTTVPKRYVRFDGNDSILSKVSPSSEVPVIDMHQLNGDSMVELGKLHDACQEWGFFQLINHGVSSGVVENMKLEVQKFFSLPIEEKKRFYQEEGDVEGYGQAFVVSEDQKLDWADMFSIVTLPTYLRKNHLIPKLPHTFREAIEAYSVELKILAMKLLSLMARVLKIKEEDMKILFERGTQSMRMNFYPPCPQPELVMGLCPHSDAIALSILIQINEVEGLQVNKGGLWIPVVPLPDAFVVNIGDMLEIVTNGTYRSVEHRAVVNTEQERLSVVTFLSPEMEGDVGPAPSLITAETPAKFKRISVSDYLKGLFAKELVGKSHLDSIRT; this is encoded by the exons ATGGAATCAAAGTTCACGAAACTCGGAGGTTTGCATGAGGTGCCTAATGTGCAAGAACTGGCCAAGCAGATATCGACCACCGTCCCGAAAAGATATGTTCGTTTCGATGGAAATGATTCGATTTTATCCAAAGTTTCCCCGTCGTCTGAAGTTCCAGTTATCGATATGCACCAGTTGAATGGAGATTCCATGGTGGAGCTTGGTAAGTTGCATGATGCATGCCAAGAATGGGGTTTCTTTCAG TTGATTAATCATGGCGTCAGCTCTGGTGTGGTGGAAAACATGAAATTGGAAGTCCAAAAATTTTTCAGTCTGCCGATCGAAGAGAAGAAAAGGTTTTATCAAGAAGAAGGAGACGTAGAAGGATATGGACAAGCCTTCGTGGTATCAGAGGACCAAAAGCTTGACTGGGCGGACATGTTCTCTATCGTCACCTTACCAACATATTTGAGGAAGAATCACTTAATCCCAAAGCTTCCACACACGTTCAG GGAAGCCATAGAAGCATATTCAGTTGAATTGAAGATCCTAGCCATGAAGCTTCTTTCCCTGATGGCGAGagttttgaaaatcaaagaagaagaCATGAAAATTCTATTTGAACGGGGCACGCAGTCTATGAGGATGAACTTCTATCCTCCATGTCCACAACCGGAGCTCGTCATGGGACTCTGCCCTCACTCGGATGCCATTGCCCTCTCAATTCTTATCCAAATAAATGAAGTTGAAGGCCTACAGGTCAATAAAGGTGGGCTTTGGATCCCTGTTGTTCCACTTCCTGATGCGTTTGTGGTCAACATTGGAGATATGTTGGAG ATTGTGACGAATGGCACATACCGGAGCGTGGAGCATCGAGCAGTTGTGAACACGGAGCAAGAGAGGCTGTCCGTGGTCACATTTCTAAGCCCAGAAATGGAAGGTGATGTAGGTCCAGCTCCTAGCCTCATCACCGCAGAAACTCCCGCAAAATTCAAGAGAATCAGCGTTTCTGATTATTTAAAGGGACTGTTTGCTAAGGAACTGGTCGGCAAATCACACTTGGACAGTATCAGAACTTAA